The following proteins are encoded in a genomic region of Lachnospiraceae bacterium KM106-2:
- a CDS encoding transcriptional regulator, HxlR family: MKEKCDQYEVCPMVLVQKMLSGKWKILILWYLNYGVLRFNELQKQLPNVSQKVLSRQLQSMEEDGIIHREVYPTVPPRVEYSLTEVGKKLIPILEMMHGFGAEYLESHR; the protein is encoded by the coding sequence ATGAAAGAAAAGTGTGATCAATATGAAGTTTGTCCCATGGTATTAGTACAAAAGATGCTTTCCGGCAAATGGAAGATTTTGATCTTATGGTATTTAAATTATGGCGTTTTAAGATTTAACGAATTACAGAAACAACTACCTAATGTATCACAGAAAGTTTTATCAAGACAGCTGCAGAGTATGGAAGAGGATGGCATCATTCATAGAGAAGTGTATCCGACAGTTCCTCCAAGAGTTGAGTATAGTTTGACAGAGGTAGGGAAAAAGCTGATTCCTATTTTAGAAATGATGCATGGATTTGGTGCTGAGTACTTAGAAAGTCATAGATAG
- a CDS encoding FMN-dependent NADH-azoreductase yields the protein MSKVLYIKANAKPDGTSRTFQVSDSFVDTYQSQHPEDEIITLDLYKEGIRFLQKEDLALRGSEISKDHPVYKYAYQFAAADKYIIAAPFWNLSFPAILKAYIDYVSVAGITFKYTANGPVGLLQDKKAIHIVGRGGLYSNGPAADFEMGDRYLKTIFGFLGITDFTTLPIEKLDVVTEDSSAIVADAMKSATAIAKSF from the coding sequence ATGAGCAAAGTACTCTATATTAAAGCAAATGCAAAACCAGATGGAACATCTAGAACCTTCCAGGTATCTGATTCTTTTGTGGATACTTATCAATCTCAGCATCCCGAAGATGAAATCATCACCTTAGATTTATACAAAGAAGGAATCCGTTTTCTTCAAAAAGAAGATCTTGCTTTACGTGGCAGTGAAATCAGCAAAGATCACCCTGTATACAAATACGCTTATCAATTTGCAGCAGCAGATAAGTATATTATTGCTGCACCATTCTGGAATTTAAGTTTTCCAGCAATTTTAAAAGCTTATATTGATTATGTCTCAGTGGCAGGCATCACATTTAAGTATACAGCGAATGGTCCTGTCGGATTACTACAAGACAAAAAAGCCATTCATATCGTAGGAAGAGGCGGTCTTTATTCAAACGGTCCTGCTGCTGACTTTGAAATGGGCGACCGTTATCTAAAAACAATCTTTGGCTTCCTTGGAATTACTGACTTTACAACACTTCCTATCGAAAAATTAGATGTCGTAACAGAAGATTCCTCTGCCATTGTTGCTGATGCTATGAAATCTGCAACAGCAATTGCAAAATCATTCTAA
- a CDS encoding ATP-dependent nuclease, subunit A — MSKISWTDDQQKVIDLRKRNILVSAAAGSGKTAVLVERIITMITEGEHPIDIDKLLIVTFTNAAAAEMKERIGKAIEKRLAENPDDGHLQKQMSLLHSAQITTIHSFCLNVIRNNFNSIDLDPSFRIGDEAELQLLQSDVISDLLERKYDEASEDFLKLVECYASGKSDTQLESLITQLYKFSISYPWPMEWLSSKKKSFAIETKEELDQAVWMKDLLDYLKAIMKDVNKQMDQALDLCSSPAGPYFYQPILEQEENYISALVTSNSYEKFEEALENVEWKRLPSKRDANVDTAIRDEVKAIRDGIKKTIKDIKENFFFQPIEEMINDIKGVRGCMDTLIDLTMEYSECYAKEKEDRGIIDFNDLEHFALNILVTREETEDKVTPTLAAVELSEFYEEILIDEYQDSNLVQETILNSISKEKFGQPNVFMVGDVKQSIYKFRMARPELFMHKYNTYPSEDNAYQRIDLHQNFRSRDVVLNPINYIFEQIMTPALGGIEYDEAAALHVGRKFQEPQNEENISKSTELILVGEIEDELLENKSEDYTKKELEAKAVAKRIREIIDPENGLQVVDGDGYRPARLKDIVILFRTMSGWADVFVDVLMQEGIPAFAETQSGYFSTIEIRTILNFLKVIDNPRQEIPLAAILHSPIYQFVSEELAKVKVDKKEYELFDALIKYEKEGDDEVLRGKIEHFLDDLKRYRRMVSYLSIYELIENIIDETGYYQYVLAMPAGEVRAANVDMLIQRAIDFETSSFSGLFDFNRYIEKLEKYDVDFGEAVVSNENDDVVRIMSIHKSKGLEFPVVIVAGMGKSFNNQDARSKLVLHPDLGIGPDFIDDEYRIKSPTLMKKVMAKLVVLENLAEELRVLYVALTRAKEKLIMMGYVDKLQDKIEKWPLSVVERESKTLSYQTLTSASNYLDWVIPASTSHISFVNEIRRCMSALTPDIPFEPLVDDSQEIPLEVHIENVLSIVNESLLSGIRRSLKRDELENWDTKIVHDEDVRAALLSRLGFAYPYVKDQKIHSKVTVTELKRMGQNIDEELSVDLLEEMEKDYEEVEVDLPVPEFVKKSEDIETTIIKATDIGTLYHRVLELMDMHQIQSKDDVIKQVEHLVQMGMISHEESNYLNYSKLYTFASSDVAKRMVAAQDQGRLHREQQFVMGQPANEINKDFMSEEMVLVQGIIDVFFEEEDGLVLLDYKTDRVSSAKQLVKRYKVQLDYYKLALEQVTHKKVKETYIYSFGLGEMISVE; from the coding sequence ATGAGTAAGATTAGCTGGACCGACGATCAGCAAAAGGTTATTGACCTGCGAAAACGAAATATTTTAGTATCGGCAGCAGCCGGTTCGGGTAAGACTGCAGTTTTGGTAGAACGTATTATTACCATGATCACGGAAGGAGAACATCCCATTGATATTGATAAACTTCTGATCGTGACATTTACCAATGCAGCGGCAGCGGAAATGAAAGAGCGTATCGGAAAAGCAATTGAGAAGCGATTGGCAGAGAATCCAGATGATGGACATTTACAAAAACAGATGTCTCTTCTTCATTCCGCGCAGATTACTACAATTCATAGTTTCTGTCTGAATGTGATACGAAATAACTTCAATAGCATTGACTTAGATCCTTCCTTTCGAATTGGTGACGAGGCGGAACTTCAATTATTGCAATCAGATGTCATATCCGATCTGTTAGAGCGTAAATATGATGAGGCAAGTGAGGATTTTCTTAAGCTGGTTGAATGTTATGCATCGGGAAAAAGTGATACACAATTAGAGAGTTTGATCACACAACTCTATAAATTCTCGATCAGTTATCCATGGCCAATGGAATGGTTATCAAGTAAGAAGAAATCCTTTGCCATTGAAACCAAGGAAGAGTTAGATCAGGCAGTGTGGATGAAGGATCTGCTTGATTATCTGAAGGCGATCATGAAAGATGTGAATAAGCAAATGGATCAGGCACTTGATCTATGTTCTTCTCCAGCAGGGCCTTACTTCTATCAACCAATTTTAGAGCAGGAAGAGAATTATATTAGTGCGCTAGTAACTAGTAATTCTTATGAGAAATTTGAAGAGGCATTGGAAAATGTAGAGTGGAAGCGACTTCCTTCTAAGCGTGATGCGAATGTAGATACTGCAATTCGTGATGAGGTTAAGGCGATTCGTGATGGAATAAAAAAAACGATCAAAGATATCAAAGAAAATTTCTTCTTCCAGCCGATTGAAGAGATGATCAATGATATCAAAGGGGTACGAGGTTGTATGGATACCCTGATCGATCTGACAATGGAATATAGCGAGTGCTATGCAAAGGAAAAAGAAGATCGTGGAATAATTGATTTTAATGACTTAGAGCATTTCGCCCTAAATATTCTTGTGACGAGAGAGGAAACCGAGGATAAAGTTACGCCGACACTGGCAGCCGTAGAACTGAGTGAATTCTATGAAGAGATTCTAATTGATGAATATCAGGATTCCAACTTAGTGCAGGAGACCATTCTAAATAGTATTTCAAAAGAGAAGTTTGGACAGCCGAATGTATTCATGGTTGGTGATGTGAAGCAGAGTATCTATAAGTTCCGTATGGCTAGACCGGAATTATTTATGCACAAATATAATACGTATCCTTCGGAAGATAATGCTTATCAGCGAATCGATCTGCACCAGAATTTCCGATCAAGGGATGTCGTATTAAATCCGATCAACTATATTTTTGAGCAGATCATGACACCAGCACTTGGTGGGATTGAGTATGATGAGGCTGCGGCGCTTCATGTGGGAAGAAAATTTCAGGAACCACAAAATGAAGAGAACATCTCAAAAAGCACTGAACTGATTCTTGTAGGTGAGATCGAAGATGAACTGTTAGAGAATAAGAGCGAGGATTATACGAAAAAAGAATTAGAGGCAAAGGCAGTAGCTAAGAGAATTCGAGAGATCATTGACCCAGAGAATGGATTACAGGTAGTAGATGGAGATGGCTATCGCCCAGCAAGATTAAAGGATATCGTGATCTTGTTTAGAACGATGTCTGGATGGGCGGACGTATTTGTTGATGTATTAATGCAAGAAGGAATTCCAGCATTTGCAGAAACACAGTCGGGATATTTTAGTACCATTGAGATTCGAACCATTTTGAATTTCTTAAAGGTCATCGATAATCCTAGACAAGAGATTCCATTAGCAGCAATCCTTCATTCTCCAATTTACCAATTTGTCAGTGAAGAGTTAGCTAAGGTGAAAGTTGATAAAAAGGAATACGAACTATTTGATGCGCTGATTAAATATGAAAAAGAAGGCGATGACGAAGTATTACGAGGAAAGATAGAGCATTTCCTTGATGATCTAAAACGTTATCGACGAATGGTATCTTATCTATCTATTTACGAATTGATCGAGAATATCATTGATGAAACTGGTTATTATCAGTATGTCCTTGCGATGCCTGCAGGCGAAGTTCGTGCAGCAAATGTGGATATGCTGATTCAACGTGCGATTGATTTCGAAACATCAAGTTTCTCCGGCTTATTTGATTTTAATCGATATATTGAGAAATTAGAAAAATATGATGTCGATTTTGGTGAAGCAGTTGTCAGCAATGAGAACGATGATGTTGTAAGAATTATGAGTATTCATAAAAGTAAGGGATTGGAGTTCCCAGTTGTTATTGTGGCTGGTATGGGAAAAAGCTTTAATAATCAAGATGCCAGAAGTAAGCTTGTATTGCATCCAGATCTTGGTATCGGACCTGATTTTATCGATGATGAGTATCGAATCAAGTCACCAACTTTAATGAAGAAAGTAATGGCGAAGTTAGTTGTATTAGAAAATCTAGCGGAAGAACTTCGTGTACTTTATGTTGCACTTACGAGAGCCAAAGAGAAGCTGATCATGATGGGATACGTGGACAAGTTACAAGATAAGATTGAGAAATGGCCGCTTTCGGTAGTTGAAAGAGAAAGTAAAACGTTGTCTTATCAGACATTGACCAGCGCTTCCAATTATTTAGACTGGGTGATCCCGGCATCAACGAGCCATATTAGTTTTGTTAATGAAATCAGAAGATGTATGTCAGCACTTACTCCAGATATCCCATTTGAGCCATTAGTGGATGATAGTCAGGAGATACCGTTAGAAGTTCATATTGAAAATGTACTTTCCATCGTAAATGAATCTTTATTATCAGGAATTCGACGTTCCTTAAAAAGAGATGAATTAGAGAATTGGGATACAAAGATCGTTCATGACGAGGATGTGAGAGCAGCCTTATTAAGTCGACTCGGATTTGCTTATCCTTATGTGAAAGATCAGAAGATACACAGTAAGGTTACTGTTACGGAATTAAAGAGAATGGGACAGAATATTGATGAAGAGCTGAGTGTGGATCTGTTAGAAGAGATGGAAAAGGACTACGAAGAAGTAGAAGTAGATCTTCCAGTCCCTGAATTTGTGAAAAAGAGTGAAGATATTGAAACGACGATCATCAAGGCAACAGATATCGGTACTCTTTATCATAGAGTTTTGGAATTGATGGATATGCATCAGATCCAATCAAAAGATGATGTAATTAAGCAGGTAGAGCATTTAGTGCAGATGGGAATGATCAGTCATGAGGAATCGAACTATTTGAATTACAGTAAGCTTTATACGTTTGCTTCTTCCGATGTAGCAAAGCGTATGGTGGCTGCACAGGATCAAGGCAGATTGCATCGTGAGCAGCAGTTTGTTATGGGACAGCCTGCAAATGAGATCAATAAGGATTTTATGAGCGAGGAGATGGTACTGGTTCAAGGTATTATTGATGTGTTCTTTGAGGAAGAAGATGGACTTGTCTTATTGGATTATAAAACGGATCGTGTTTCTTCTGCAAAACAGCTTGTGAAGCGTTATAAGGTGCAGTTGGATTACTATAAGCTTGCACTTGAGCAAGTGACCCATAAGAAAGTGAAAGAGACCTATATCTATTCGTTTGGATTAGGAGAGATGATATCGGTAGAATAA